One Sulfolobus sp. S-194 DNA segment encodes these proteins:
- a CDS encoding pilin subunit UpsB has translation MKAISSIFSSLIVTMITLSLVVPLFLYFNGLYENNNGIINQNFNKLSNAALTQLSIINLGNNTSQVYFYNYGKSEITITLIIINNKEYHINVIIKSNEIISLSKIIGANLVLTNSTLIIEMNDNYYYYSIR, from the coding sequence ATGAAAGCTATTTCTTCAATTTTTTCTTCACTCATTGTTACTATGATAACTCTAAGTTTAGTAGTACCATTATTTCTCTATTTTAACGGATTATATGAAAATAATAATGGAATCATAAATCAAAATTTTAATAAACTAAGCAATGCTGCACTTACTCAATTATCTATAATAAATCTCGGAAATAACACAAGTCAAGTATATTTTTATAACTATGGGAAAAGTGAGATTACTATTACCTTAATAATTATAAATAACAAAGAATATCACATAAATGTAATTATAAAATCAAACGAGATTATTTCATTAAGTAAAATAATTGGTGCTAATTTAGTTCTAACGAATTCTACTTTAATAATAGAAATGAACGATAATTATTACTACTATAGTATTAGATAA
- a CDS encoding winged helix-turn-helix domain-containing protein: MYEIKLVLEAIKKGHVNPGEVVVYSGLPRYEVLALFHVLEDLKLIETIYSKGSHKVYRLTEKGKEILNALEKGLEIEINVKKDINLI; encoded by the coding sequence ATGTATGAGATAAAATTAGTATTAGAAGCAATTAAAAAAGGACACGTTAATCCTGGTGAAGTTGTAGTCTATTCTGGATTACCACGATATGAAGTGTTAGCGTTATTCCATGTTTTAGAAGATCTAAAACTTATAGAGACTATTTATTCTAAGGGATCCCATAAAGTATATAGACTTACAGAAAAAGGAAAAGAGATACTTAATGCTTTGGAAAAAGGACTAGAAATTGAAATTAATGTAAAAAAAGATATAAATCTTATCTAA
- a CDS encoding radical SAM protein, with protein MNRDLKAFKWFIKTQILKDSFNPAYATFKVTSRCNLHCTFCSPDYYSGKLGEGSTEIIKRIIDNLRDSSIVVLSFEGGEPTLRNDILELLEYAHDGSFYVMLTTNGYRLNNDDFLVKLADRIDFLHYSIDEYHWNVKALDNLCKFRQYGLKVNVQTVVTRYNLHKLEEKVKKVRECNYKIVILPAIDYPESKVKLSPDPVELYEVMSDLKRKYGATINNSWGFINALIGKTRIKKVVSYAISIYPNGDLPYPDDINGKIVGNLAIEKLNDILKKPVVKELQNYMLNNQAKFEYLHLQTASFNSVKDLAEYVYEMIKWRFLGKA; from the coding sequence TTGAATAGAGATCTTAAAGCCTTTAAGTGGTTTATTAAAACTCAAATACTAAAAGATTCCTTCAATCCAGCATATGCAACGTTTAAAGTCACGTCGAGGTGTAATCTTCATTGTACATTCTGTTCACCAGATTATTATTCTGGTAAATTAGGTGAAGGAAGTACTGAAATTATAAAGAGAATCATTGATAATTTGAGAGACTCATCTATTGTTGTGTTATCTTTTGAAGGAGGAGAACCAACGTTACGTAACGATATCCTAGAATTGTTAGAATATGCTCATGACGGCTCCTTCTATGTAATGTTAACTACTAACGGATATAGGTTAAATAATGACGACTTTTTAGTAAAGTTAGCCGATAGGATAGACTTCCTTCATTATTCTATTGATGAATATCATTGGAACGTAAAAGCTCTTGACAATCTTTGTAAATTCAGACAATATGGTCTTAAAGTAAATGTACAAACTGTTGTAACTAGATATAATTTACATAAGTTAGAAGAAAAAGTTAAGAAAGTTAGAGAGTGCAACTATAAAATAGTAATATTACCTGCAATAGATTACCCGGAATCTAAAGTGAAATTATCTCCAGACCCAGTAGAATTATATGAAGTTATGTCGGATCTAAAGAGAAAGTACGGTGCAACAATTAATAATTCATGGGGATTTATTAATGCATTAATTGGTAAGACAAGGATAAAAAAAGTTGTTAGCTACGCTATTTCCATTTATCCTAACGGCGATTTACCTTATCCAGATGATATAAATGGAAAGATTGTAGGTAATTTAGCTATTGAAAAATTGAATGATATATTGAAAAAACCAGTAGTAAAAGAATTACAGAATTATATGCTAAATAACCAAGCCAAATTTGAATATCTTCATTTACAAACAGCCTCGTTTAATAGTGTAAAAGATCTTGCGGAATATGTTTATGAAATGATAAAATGGAGATTCCTTGGGAAAGCCTAG
- a CDS encoding type II/IV secretion system ATPase subunit: MTTILHEYYVGPAKIRILRDDNGICKYVVDEPQLTEYEEEIKNSILSEIMYTNLKNVEDFVISKLKDKGFKDDVIEKILYHVKKSMLYDNITPLMLDQEIEEIECRGFGYPITVIHRSFSECIRLFTNITPKNEDDIIKIIEKMANKANKSINIAKPYVEFSLPEGHRVAATLGSEISLPGSTFDIRKFPSKPLSIIQMIMNGMLNELIASYLWFIMEYKPFIMILGPTGSGKTSLLTAILNLINPSYKILTIEDTPEINITSDNWVRFISRSTLAGNYDVTLGDLAKLALRYRPDYLVVGEVRGKEIEALIHAAASGHGSLTTFHGSRPIDAITRITDLLSSDLSKLFLQTIWSFIIVSRRKEGNKSIRSIIGIYETLIDKNKIKFKKVIEWSFTKNDFIPPDINSLSKKSYRLKWISKVYGLSIEEIRQEIERRINFLTSLKNEKVVDFVDVSYKIRKFYEVGEVSAKSIAQ; this comes from the coding sequence ATGACCACTATTCTTCATGAGTACTATGTAGGTCCAGCTAAAATAAGGATATTACGTGATGATAATGGAATTTGCAAGTATGTTGTTGACGAACCTCAACTAACAGAGTACGAAGAAGAAATAAAGAATTCCATATTATCTGAAATTATGTATACTAATTTAAAAAACGTAGAAGATTTTGTGATTAGCAAGTTAAAAGATAAAGGATTTAAAGATGATGTAATTGAAAAAATTCTTTACCATGTTAAAAAAAGCATGTTATATGATAATATAACTCCATTAATGTTAGATCAAGAAATTGAGGAAATTGAATGTAGAGGATTTGGTTATCCAATAACTGTTATTCACAGATCTTTTTCAGAGTGTATTAGACTTTTCACGAATATAACTCCTAAAAACGAGGATGATATTATAAAAATTATTGAGAAAATGGCAAATAAGGCCAATAAAAGTATTAACATAGCTAAACCTTATGTTGAATTTTCACTCCCAGAAGGACATAGGGTAGCTGCTACTTTAGGTAGTGAAATATCATTACCCGGTTCTACATTTGATATACGTAAGTTTCCGTCTAAACCTCTTAGTATTATCCAAATGATCATGAATGGTATGTTAAATGAACTAATAGCATCTTATTTATGGTTCATAATGGAATATAAACCATTTATAATGATCTTGGGACCTACCGGTTCTGGCAAGACTTCTCTCTTAACAGCTATTCTTAATTTAATTAATCCAAGTTATAAAATTTTAACAATTGAAGATACTCCAGAAATAAATATAACCAGTGATAATTGGGTTAGGTTTATAAGTAGATCAACTTTGGCAGGTAACTATGATGTAACTTTAGGTGATTTAGCTAAATTAGCTCTGCGATATAGGCCCGATTATTTAGTAGTTGGAGAAGTTAGAGGAAAAGAGATAGAAGCACTAATTCATGCTGCAGCATCCGGTCATGGTTCTTTAACTACTTTTCATGGTTCAAGGCCTATAGACGCTATTACTAGAATAACTGATTTATTATCTTCTGATTTGTCTAAACTTTTCTTACAAACTATATGGTCCTTCATAATAGTAAGTAGAAGAAAAGAAGGAAACAAAAGTATTCGTAGTATAATTGGAATATATGAGACTTTGATAGATAAAAATAAAATTAAATTTAAAAAAGTAATTGAATGGTCTTTTACAAAAAACGACTTTATTCCTCCAGACATAAATTCTTTATCAAAGAAATCATATAGATTAAAATGGATTAGTAAAGTTTATGGACTATCTATCGAAGAGATAAGACAAGAAATAGAAAGAAGGATAAATTTTCTTACTTCTTTAAAAAACGAGAAAGTTGTTGATTTTGTTGATGTGTCTTATAAAATAAGAAAGTTTTATGAAGTAGGTGAGGTTAGTGCTAAGAGTATTGCTCAATAA
- a CDS encoding membrane pilin protein UpsF, producing the protein MLRVLLNKISPCNVFNQKIKEYIEYYGDDYNQICSKYHYLLKIFILSLIAITTLGMLLLRFLLFLDIPIGLITYTYPLIYTWSRREEYKKTVNLEAPFTTIIVYVNSIVDKSLLYTFKELSEVRELKIARIEYAFLNKMIEYMGFSYIKALEKRANLHRGDLLGKLYDNYLVALNLGITIKDRLRDVLKDVMYELKESYKTYIDKSAELAEIQFALLLLLPIVLLGFAFTFKTSITELLLPLLFIPPLVFVISTIQPGVDYNIKHGKYIYSLIIIPIAIFIPIQIAFRLIIIFSILLFVSFFVYQQIQLANELEKSLPILLKEIAEYLRLGYTIQNAIPRIKINSSKLNKVLGELLRQPNEISTPSKLFNMSMKVLFIISKSGSSSVALEELANAINEIVYAKQSLVRQLRLYDAMIVLTPIMLWLAFGTLNKIVSTIFPEIDIISAYSIGSVFLFSKLSRFTLLYFPALLLLVVILLILSFLPPVF; encoded by the coding sequence GTGCTAAGAGTATTGCTCAATAAAATTTCTCCATGTAATGTTTTTAATCAGAAAATTAAGGAGTATATTGAATATTATGGTGATGATTATAACCAAATCTGTAGCAAGTATCATTATCTATTAAAAATATTTATTTTATCATTAATAGCAATAACTACACTAGGAATGCTTTTATTAAGATTCTTGCTATTTCTTGATATACCAATCGGGTTAATAACATATACTTATCCTTTGATTTATACTTGGTCTAGAAGAGAAGAATATAAGAAAACTGTAAACTTAGAAGCCCCCTTTACGACTATAATAGTCTATGTTAATTCAATTGTAGATAAAAGTTTATTATATACTTTTAAGGAATTATCAGAAGTTAGAGAGTTAAAAATAGCCAGAATTGAGTACGCATTCCTTAATAAAATGATAGAATATATGGGGTTTTCATACATTAAAGCATTAGAAAAGAGAGCTAATTTACACCGCGGAGATTTATTAGGGAAATTATATGACAATTATCTTGTTGCTTTAAATCTAGGTATAACTATTAAGGATAGATTAAGGGATGTATTAAAAGATGTAATGTATGAGTTGAAAGAATCATATAAGACCTATATCGATAAATCAGCCGAATTAGCAGAAATTCAGTTTGCTTTGTTATTATTACTTCCTATTGTATTGCTCGGATTTGCATTTACTTTTAAAACATCAATTACTGAACTTTTGCTTCCTTTACTCTTTATTCCTCCACTGGTTTTTGTAATTTCGACCATTCAACCGGGAGTTGACTATAATATTAAACATGGCAAGTATATTTATTCTCTTATAATAATTCCGATAGCTATATTTATTCCTATACAAATAGCATTTAGATTAATAATAATTTTTTCGATACTCTTATTCGTAAGTTTCTTTGTATATCAACAAATACAATTAGCTAATGAACTAGAGAAATCATTGCCAATATTACTTAAGGAAATAGCAGAGTATCTGAGACTCGGATACACTATACAAAATGCAATACCTAGAATAAAAATTAACTCATCTAAACTAAATAAAGTTCTAGGTGAGCTCTTAAGACAACCAAATGAGATCTCAACACCTTCAAAACTATTTAATATGAGCATGAAAGTTTTATTTATTATCTCAAAATCCGGTTCTTCCTCAGTAGCTTTAGAGGAATTAGCTAATGCTATTAATGAAATAGTATATGCTAAACAATCTCTTGTTAGACAACTTAGACTATATGATGCTATGATAGTATTAACTCCAATAATGTTATGGTTAGCATTTGGTACTTTAAATAAAATAGTAAGTACCATATTTCCAGAAATAGATATAATCTCAGCTTATAGTATTGGTTCTGTATTTTTATTCTCTAAACTATCTAGATTTACACTACTATATTTCCCAGCACTTTTGCTTCTTGTGGTAATCTTGCTGATACTTTCGTTTTTGCCTCCCGTCTTTTAA
- a CDS encoding endonuclease III domain-containing protein — translation MCNPKELLNKLYNVYSIDPKDFVAYYVCKNTDDVFKTFVATILSQNSTDKATYVAYNNLESKIGVTVDKILNISEDELKKVIKIVGLSTSKARYIKNIALFFKRNKIEELARLPCEKLRELFLTVEGIGEKTADVVLVNCFKCKVFPVDTHIKRVMTRLGILGSNPKYKEIANFFISSLNEDELLELHQLLILHGRKTCAARKPLCDKCVINYCCEYFSRMGKH, via the coding sequence GTGTGTAACCCAAAAGAACTTTTAAATAAATTGTATAATGTTTATTCTATAGACCCTAAGGACTTTGTAGCATATTATGTGTGTAAAAACACAGATGATGTGTTTAAAACATTTGTTGCCACAATTCTCTCACAGAATTCTACTGATAAAGCAACATATGTTGCGTATAACAATCTTGAAAGCAAAATTGGAGTTACGGTTGATAAGATTTTAAATATAAGCGAAGATGAGCTTAAGAAAGTTATCAAGATTGTAGGTCTTTCAACTTCAAAGGCAAGATATATAAAGAATATAGCATTATTTTTCAAAAGAAATAAAATAGAAGAGCTTGCAAGACTTCCTTGCGAGAAACTGAGGGAACTATTTCTTACTGTAGAAGGAATAGGTGAAAAAACTGCTGATGTTGTTCTAGTAAATTGTTTTAAATGCAAAGTTTTCCCAGTAGATACACATATAAAAAGAGTTATGACTCGTCTAGGCATTTTGGGGTCTAATCCGAAGTATAAAGAAATTGCTAATTTCTTTATTTCGTCACTTAATGAAGATGAATTGCTAGAATTACATCAATTACTAATACTCCACGGAAGAAAAACTTGTGCTGCAAGAAAACCTTTATGCGATAAATGTGTAATAAATTATTGCTGTGAATATTTCTCTCGAATGGGTAAACACTAA
- the xerA gene encoding site-specific tyrosine recombinase/integron integrase produces the protein MKLQLGKPDVIVNPFDEFITALTIAGASENTIRLYSIAISDFLSYIRKDPRTVTAYDLNNWIRNILSRETKTKNENEIEKRRKKSVTARYYIIAVLRFLKWLGVDVKPTIPRIRRKEIRALTEEEIIKIKENVRKLKDRLLIQLLLDTGLRSKELLSIKKSDINIERKYIIVRNTKNGEERIVFFTEETARLLKSYLRNIKDNEILFNMTYHALYRKLKRLGKKLGIDLRPHILRHTFATQAIRKGMPLPVVQKLLGHKDIRTTQIYTHLVTEDLQEIYRKIFG, from the coding sequence GTGAAACTACAATTAGGTAAACCAGATGTCATTGTTAACCCGTTCGACGAATTTATCACAGCCCTAACAATTGCAGGAGCCTCTGAAAACACAATAAGATTATATTCAATAGCAATATCTGATTTTCTTAGCTACATAAGAAAAGATCCAAGGACTGTTACCGCCTATGATCTAAATAATTGGATTAGAAATATTTTAAGTAGAGAAACAAAAACTAAAAATGAAAATGAGATAGAAAAAAGAAGAAAAAAATCAGTGACTGCAAGGTATTATATAATAGCAGTATTAAGATTCTTAAAGTGGTTAGGAGTAGATGTAAAACCAACTATACCTAGAATTAGAAGAAAAGAAATTAGAGCTTTAACAGAAGAAGAAATAATTAAGATAAAAGAAAATGTGAGAAAACTAAAAGACAGATTACTAATTCAGCTTTTATTAGATACAGGATTACGTTCTAAAGAATTACTTTCTATTAAAAAATCCGATATAAACATAGAAAGAAAATATATAATTGTTAGAAATACAAAGAATGGTGAGGAAAGAATTGTATTTTTCACAGAAGAAACAGCTAGATTATTAAAGAGTTATTTAAGGAACATAAAAGATAATGAGATACTTTTCAATATGACTTATCATGCTTTATATCGAAAACTTAAAAGATTAGGCAAAAAATTAGGGATTGATTTAAGACCACATATTTTAAGGCATACATTTGCTACGCAAGCTATAAGAAAAGGAATGCCATTACCAGTAGTTCAAAAATTGCTGGGACATAAGGATATCAGAACAACACAAATATACACTCATTTAGTAACAGAAGACTTACAAGAAATTTATAGGAAAATATTTGGCTAG
- a CDS encoding glycosyltransferase family 2 protein, producing MNISWLLQFLIFLYPALFVIYQMFLYRIANNTINSDYMEVKNYPFLSIIVPTKGEKISVIQGLIKNISELIWDKDKMEVIIVSDDTEEYFNEIKRNLVIPEGLKVYLYRREKKLGYKSGALLYGYERSRGELVLTIDVDSRLQKDALIKAYSRMITNNCDAVALQWVGYSENTYSKLAKGIMASTFFASKALFEGKEKMHLTVFPVGSGTLFRRDALESVGGWDYKIIQDDLEIGTRLVYKNKKICSSGVPIYIEVPDNFFSFYIQQTRWAMGTGEVIRNRLRYIITAKVSLLKKIDMLFHLLQYTPILFTFIGSMVLVVLAPFINYDPLKTPLFLFWGIVLGLYAYVIYEVAIKLGFRRRDAIFSLGRVSGFTVAISPFIFYYFLKGLLSKRKTYIITPKGGNKASKQYRTIISIGLLGIIYTLAVIIYLLHQNYFTSLWLAYYSSGFLYTLLTFNKEL from the coding sequence ATGAATATTAGTTGGTTACTTCAGTTTTTAATATTTCTTTACCCAGCATTGTTTGTCATATATCAAATGTTTTTGTATAGGATTGCTAATAATACTATTAATTCGGATTATATGGAAGTTAAAAATTATCCCTTCTTATCTATTATAGTTCCTACAAAAGGTGAAAAAATATCTGTTATTCAAGGCTTGATAAAAAATATCTCGGAATTAATATGGGATAAAGACAAAATGGAAGTAATTATTGTTTCTGATGATACAGAAGAATATTTTAATGAAATAAAAAGAAACCTAGTTATTCCAGAAGGTTTAAAAGTATATTTATATAGAAGAGAAAAGAAGCTAGGTTACAAAAGTGGTGCTTTACTATATGGATATGAGAGGTCTAGAGGCGAGCTAGTATTAACTATTGATGTAGATTCCAGGTTACAGAAAGACGCACTTATAAAGGCTTATTCTAGAATGATAACTAATAATTGTGATGCTGTAGCCCTACAGTGGGTAGGGTATTCAGAGAACACCTACTCTAAATTAGCTAAGGGTATAATGGCTTCTACTTTTTTTGCTAGCAAAGCTTTATTTGAGGGCAAAGAGAAAATGCACTTAACTGTTTTCCCAGTCGGTAGTGGTACCTTGTTTAGAAGGGATGCATTAGAAAGTGTCGGGGGTTGGGACTATAAAATAATTCAAGACGACCTAGAAATAGGTACAAGATTAGTATATAAAAATAAAAAAATATGTTCCTCTGGTGTTCCAATTTATATTGAAGTGCCTGACAATTTCTTTTCATTCTATATTCAACAAACAAGATGGGCTATGGGTACTGGGGAAGTTATTAGAAATAGGTTAAGATATATAATAACAGCGAAAGTTAGCTTACTAAAAAAGATAGATATGTTATTTCATTTATTACAATATACTCCAATTCTCTTTACATTTATAGGGTCAATGGTATTAGTAGTATTGGCCCCCTTTATTAATTATGATCCCTTAAAAACTCCATTATTTCTATTTTGGGGTATTGTATTAGGTTTATATGCATATGTAATTTATGAGGTTGCCATAAAATTAGGTTTTAGAAGAAGAGATGCTATATTCTCGTTAGGTAGGGTATCTGGATTTACAGTAGCAATATCACCATTTATATTCTATTATTTTCTAAAAGGTTTATTAAGTAAAAGAAAAACCTATATTATTACACCTAAGGGTGGAAATAAAGCAAGCAAGCAATATAGGACTATAATTAGTATAGGACTTCTAGGGATTATATATACCCTTGCTGTTATAATATATCTATTACACCAAAATTATTTTACCTCTTTATGGTTAGCCTATTACTCTTCTGGTTTCTTGTATACTTTATTAACTTTTAACAAGGAATTATGA
- a CDS encoding ParB N-terminal domain-containing protein: MNISLEWVNTKDLLPHEDIIPSIVEENIINIKKKQKIVPIIVDNNTNLILDGHHRYYAFVKLGIRKIPVYYVNYMSSNIIVNTWYRLIYPPLVLSLNVNGEYCVTDNETKILCDNSLYKLYWRQNMLEQILIKNGYKIIKNLKEGLYIPPLDKEYVINIALKGLRFPPKSTRHEYKFYIAKEEIGINEY; this comes from the coding sequence GTGAATATTTCTCTCGAATGGGTAAACACTAAGGATTTGTTACCTCATGAAGATATTATTCCTTCTATAGTAGAAGAAAATATTATAAATATAAAGAAAAAACAAAAAATAGTCCCTATAATAGTAGATAACAATACTAATCTTATATTAGATGGTCACCATAGGTATTATGCTTTTGTAAAATTAGGAATAAGGAAGATCCCTGTATACTATGTAAATTATATGAGTAGTAATATAATTGTAAATACATGGTATAGGTTAATTTACCCTCCACTGGTGTTATCATTAAATGTAAATGGAGAGTATTGTGTTACAGATAATGAAACTAAAATTTTATGTGATAATTCGCTTTATAAACTATACTGGCGACAAAATATGTTAGAACAAATTTTAATAAAAAATGGTTATAAGATTATAAAAAATTTAAAAGAAGGGTTATATATTCCTCCTCTAGATAAAGAATATGTTATTAATATTGCTCTAAAAGGATTAAGATTTCCACCAAAATCAACTAGGCACGAGTATAAATTTTATATAGCTAAAGAAGAAATTGGGATTAATGAATATTAG
- a CDS encoding pilin subunit UpsA — protein MRRTKGISSILGTVIVLAITIALGALLYAYANGMFSNLTQNVNVGAQAQIIVNPSSGESYLQFSLTNNGNIQVIIYNITIRGAGNASSLGYASNSISIQLNPGQSYQNIIPITSSSLSVQAGNYYTVIFLGKTSTGKPFSIVLNVLASETE, from the coding sequence ATGAGAAGGACTAAAGGGATTTCGTCAATATTGGGAACTGTAATAGTATTAGCAATAACTATAGCTCTAGGAGCATTGTTATATGCATATGCGAACGGAATGTTCAGTAATCTAACTCAAAATGTTAATGTTGGTGCTCAAGCTCAAATTATTGTAAATCCTTCAAGTGGCGAATCCTATCTTCAGTTTTCCTTGACAAATAATGGTAATATCCAAGTTATTATATATAATATTACAATAAGAGGAGCTGGCAATGCCAGTTCTTTAGGCTATGCAAGCAATAGTATATCTATACAATTGAATCCGGGCCAATCATATCAAAACATAATACCAATAACTAGTTCTAGCTTATCTGTACAAGCAGGCAATTATTATACTGTAATATTTCTTGGCAAAACTTCAACAGGCAAACCGTTCTCAATAGTTCTAAATGTGCTTGCTAGTGAGACAGAGTGA
- a CDS encoding protein UpsX, whose protein sequence is MSQFSVNLPNDLNYWFYTNGETIRLYSNAIVTPEISVNENGININGHWVIKRNFSVIYIDEDGNEKTVYSDPLALDFVLLGEEVHPILRKNKYIIFNNDKYINYEHKYSFYVLENKNKIEVLVNGKLRDLDRPIQYRIYPSYISIVYEDHSVLIDNYGNKERINKPAFYLGKTSLGDIYQSVAGKIISEQEYDLLGICTSEAYLIGESSSGIIIACGEKVKNYYKGGWSYISNISNITASFANYNFVIITDLQTSVYTGGFKKLFDLQNVKSIIANRKYLFVLSNSHKLYLIEPVEKDLIEVLNSNNTLSSPVIIKVSNMWDVQLGKELIEIENKIENKYRLLYVEPYRLSQVISTIILENELFKYSRNLEVISENLDISLVAAELIKAVNGRIKGSSEFYNSILRLNIKYKIPSRTEKHIIIKVREKEYRFNIKDTQGEMFISIPLVKFDNNEELVVLQVERKGYIETTKEFLIPIKIIKENKNYQREEIIENTVRKVIEKSSDGLFEWIKIFEFPLDYENVIIAKAGDKVIIEGKKIEVKEGKQIIEISKNGYKRVYTVYGIPNPIRNIDAKILNNKLYINVDSALRVPITINYGTQIQTNNGGEYIFELDPSYSSLNIKIYYSNDIKWEMKYELQDLFIKSIISSVISAVKLKEELATFGLL, encoded by the coding sequence GTGTCGCAATTTTCTGTTAATTTGCCCAATGATTTAAATTACTGGTTTTATACTAATGGTGAAACGATTAGACTTTATTCAAATGCAATAGTTACACCAGAAATCTCAGTGAATGAAAATGGTATTAATATTAATGGACATTGGGTAATAAAGAGAAATTTTTCCGTTATATATATTGATGAAGATGGTAATGAAAAAACCGTTTATTCTGATCCCTTAGCTTTAGATTTTGTACTCTTAGGAGAAGAAGTTCATCCTATTTTAAGAAAAAATAAATATATTATATTTAATAATGATAAATATATTAACTATGAGCACAAATATTCTTTTTATGTACTAGAAAATAAAAATAAAATTGAAGTACTCGTTAACGGAAAATTAAGAGATTTAGATAGGCCTATTCAATACAGAATTTATCCTTCATATATATCTATAGTTTATGAAGATCACTCTGTGTTAATTGACAATTATGGAAATAAAGAGAGAATAAATAAACCAGCTTTTTATCTTGGTAAAACAAGTCTGGGAGATATATATCAATCTGTTGCTGGGAAGATAATTTCTGAACAAGAATACGATCTTCTGGGAATTTGTACTTCAGAGGCTTATTTAATAGGAGAGTCTTCTTCTGGCATAATTATAGCGTGCGGAGAAAAAGTAAAAAATTATTATAAGGGAGGATGGTCTTATATTTCTAATATATCAAATATTACAGCTAGCTTTGCAAATTATAATTTCGTAATTATAACTGATCTTCAAACGTCTGTTTATACTGGTGGGTTCAAGAAGCTATTTGATCTTCAAAACGTTAAAAGTATTATAGCTAATAGAAAATATTTATTTGTTTTATCAAATTCTCATAAGTTATATCTTATAGAACCCGTTGAGAAAGATTTAATAGAAGTATTAAATTCCAATAACACCTTGTCATCGCCAGTAATAATAAAAGTTTCTAACATGTGGGATGTACAATTGGGTAAGGAGCTTATCGAAATAGAGAATAAAATTGAAAATAAGTATAGGTTATTATATGTTGAGCCTTATAGGTTATCTCAAGTAATTTCGACTATAATATTAGAAAATGAATTATTTAAATATAGTAGAAATTTAGAGGTTATTTCGGAAAATTTGGATATATCATTAGTCGCTGCTGAATTAATTAAGGCTGTTAACGGTAGAATAAAAGGTTCTTCAGAGTTTTATAATAGTATATTAAGGCTAAATATAAAATATAAAATTCCAAGTAGAACAGAGAAGCATATTATAATAAAAGTGCGTGAAAAAGAGTATAGATTTAACATAAAAGATACACAAGGAGAAATGTTTATTTCTATACCACTAGTAAAATTCGATAATAACGAAGAATTAGTAGTACTACAAGTAGAACGTAAAGGGTATATTGAAACTACAAAAGAATTCCTTATACCAATCAAAATTATAAAAGAAAATAAAAATTATCAAAGAGAAGAAATTATTGAAAATACAGTAAGAAAGGTAATAGAAAAATCTAGTGACGGTCTTTTTGAATGGATAAAGATATTCGAGTTTCCATTAGATTATGAAAATGTTATAATAGCCAAAGCAGGAGATAAGGTAATAATTGAAGGTAAAAAAATTGAAGTTAAAGAGGGAAAACAGATAATAGAAATTTCTAAAAATGGTTACAAGAGGGTTTATACAGTTTATGGAATTCCTAACCCTATTAGAAATATAGATGCTAAAATACTCAATAATAAGCTGTACATAAATGTTGATTCAGCTTTAAGAGTACCAATTACCATAAATTATGGTACTCAAATTCAAACAAATAATGGTGGCGAGTATATTTTTGAATTAGATCCCTCTTATTCTTCTTTAAATATAAAAATTTACTACTCAAATGACATAAAATGGGAAATGAAATATGAACTTCAAGATCTGTTTATAAAGTCTATAATTTCTTCAGTGATTAGCGCGGTAAAATTAAAAGAAGAGTTAGCTACTTTTGGTCTTTTATAA